GGCCGGAAGCCCCCGGGCGGGCGTTCTACCCCTAGCGCCCGCCCTTGCGCCCGCGCCCCGCGCTGAACAGGAGATGCGCCGCCAGGGGCATGGCGATGGACAGGCTCGCGAAGCGGAAAATGTGGTGGGCGCTCATGAAGGCGGGATCGAAGCCCAGGGCAAAGCCCAGGACGCTCATGGTCTCCAGCGCCCCCGGCGCAAACGCCATGACCAGTTTTCCGATCTCATCTCCCGTCAGCCAGGCGGCCAGCAGCGCGAACGCGACGGAAATGGAGAGCGCCACGAACACCGCCGCGAGCGCCGCCAGGGCACTTGCCCGAAGGTCGGCAAGCCGCGTGCCCTCGAAGCGCATGCCGACGCCAGCCCCCAGGATGATGAAGCTGGGCACCAGCAAGGCGTCGGGCAGTTGCGCATCCACAAGCCCGGTGCCGTGCAGCACGGCGCTTCCCGCCAGCGCGCCCACCAGCAGGCCGCCGGGAACCCGCGCCCGCGCCGCCGCCATGCCGGTGGCAAGGCTGACCGCGAGCATCAGCGCCACCTGCGGCCAGTCTGTCTCATGGGCGGGGACCGCGATGGTGCCATGCCCCACCCCGGATGCCCCGATGAGATGGGGCAGGGCGGCCACCAGTACGAACAGGCGCAGCGACTGGCCGAGCGCCACCTTGCGCATGTCCGCGCCGGAGGTGGCCGCCATGGCCATCACCGCCGAGAGCGCGCCGGGAATGGAGGCATAGAAGGCGGTCTCGAACGACCAGCGGGCGACCCAGCACAGAAAGGCCGTCACGCCCAGCACCACCGCCACCACGCTCAGCGCCAGCAGCGCCATGGAAACGGGCCAGGTGGCGGCGCGCGCCAGCATGTCCGGGGAGATGGCGGTGCCCATGGAGCAGCCGAGCACCAGGAAGGCGCAGAAGCGGATGGGGTCCGGCACCCGCGTCGGCGCCCCGCAGAGCGCCAGCACGGTGACGGCAATGAGCGCGCCGGAAATCCAGGGCGCAGGAACCCCCAGCGCCAGGCAGGCAAAGCCCCCTGCCGTGCCTGCGGCGAGGGTGAGGGTGGCCGGAAGGGCGGCGGCCCGCGCGTCACGGCGCAGGCGGTGCAGGGCGTTGGCCGGGAGGACGAACCGCATGAAAGCTCAGGCGCGCCCCGCGATCCAGCGGGCGAGGCGCTGGGCGGCCTCGTCCAGCTGATGGGCGCCGCGTGCGAAGCACAGGCGCAGGAAGCCCTCGCCGCCGGCGCCGAAGGCGGTGCCGGGCGCCAGCCCCACATTGGCCTCGTCCACCAGCTTCAGGCCGAGCTTGCGCACGTCGCTTTCGCCGGCGATGCCGAAGAAGAGGTAGAAGGCGCCCTTGGGCTTCACCAGGTCCACCTTGCCGGTGGCCAGCAGCGTGTCGGCCACCAGGTCCCGGCCGAGCCGCGCCCGGGCGATCTGCTCCTTCACGAAGGGTTCGCCCTCCTCCAGCGCCGCGATGGCGCCCCGCTGCATGAAGGCGGCCACCCCTGAGGTGGAGTATTGCACGAGGTTCTCGATCACCTGCCCGAGCGCGGGCGGCGCCTCGATCCAGCCGATGCGCCAGCCGGTCATGGCCCAGTTCTTGGAGAAGGTCTGCACAAAGAGGACGTGGTCGTCCGGCGCCATCACGTCATGGAACGAAGGTGCACGTTCCGCATCGTCATAATAGAAGCGGCCATAGATCTCGTCGGCGATGATCCACAGGCCCTTGGCGCGGGCGAGCGCCAGCAAGGCCTTGAGGTCGTCATGGGTGGCGACGAATCCGGTGGGATTGGCCGGCGTGTTGATGAAGAGGGCGCGGGTGCGCGGCGTCACCGCGGCGGCGATGCGGTCGATGTCCAGGGTGAAGCCGTCGGGCCCATAGGCCAGCGGAACCTCCACCGGCACGGCGCCCGCCTTCTGGGCGGCGGCGGCGGCATTGGGCCAGGCGGGGGTGGGCAGGATCATCTCGTCGCCCGCCCCAAGGGCCATGGCGACCGCAATATGGATCGCCTGCATGCCCGAGCCGGTGACGAAATAGCGGCTCGGATCCACCGGCACGCCATAGAGCTCCGCATGGTAGCGGGCCAGCGCGTCGCGCAGCTCGGGAATGCCCCGCTGCCAGGTATAGAAGGTCTCGCCCCCGTGCAGCGCCTTCGCGGCGGCCTCGCAGATGAAAGCGGGGGTGGGCACGTCGCCCTCGCCCGCCCAGAGCGGGATCATGCCGGGGCGGTTGCGGCCATAATTCATCACCTCGACGATGCCGCTTTCCGGCAAGGCGCGCACATGGTCGCGCACGCGGTCGAGGAAGGCATCGGACGGGGCGTCAAAGGACAGGGAAGCGGACGGGGAGGCGGTCATGGTCAGTTCCGGGCGGGGCGGCGGCCCCTGGTCGGCGGGTGACCGGACCATACAGGCAGTCGGCCACGGCTTCTCATCAAAACCCGTGATCGAAAAATCAGAACTGTTGATGCCTACCCTTTCGGAAGCATCACTTTTTGCATTCCTGCAACGGACTATTGCAAAGACGAGGCTTCCCGAACGGGCCGTGCCTGCCTACCTGTGGCGCGATAAGCTCATCCCAGCTTCGGAGGAAGCGTATGCCCTACACGATCGACCAGGCGGCCCTCGACACCCTCTTTCTCAAGGCACGGTCCCAGAATGGCTGGACCGACACGCCGGTGAGCGAGGAGGAGCTGCGCGAGCTTTATCACCTCCTGGTCCATGCTCCGACCTCGGCCAACACCCAGCCGGCGCGCTTTGTGTTCCTGCGCTCGGAAGAGGCCAAGCAGCGCCTTGCCCCGGCCCTGTCGCCCGGCAATGTGAAGGCGCTGGCCGCCCCGGTGATCGTGCTGATCGGCTACGACCTGGAATTCTACGAGAAGATCCCGCAAGTGTTCCCCCACAATCCCGGCTTCAAGGACCTGTTCCTGAACAATCCGGGCATGGTGGAGCCCCACGCTTTCCGCAATTCCTCGCTCCAGGGCGCCTATCTCATCCTCGCCGCCCGCGCGGTGGGCTTGGACGTGGGTCCCATGTCCGGCTTCGACGCGGCCAAGGTGGATGCGGAATTTTTCCCCGGCGGCAAGGTGAAGACCAATTTCATCGCGGCGCTCGGCCATGGCGACCCCGCCAAGGTGATGGACCGCCTGCCGCGCCTTGCCTTCGACGAGGTGGCGCAGGTGCTCTGATCGCCCCTGCGATCGCCCTTGAAGGACAGGCGGCCGGAAATTTCCGGTCGCCTTTTCTTTGCCTTCCGTGGCAGCATCCCCCCATTGTCCTGACGCCGGAGGAGGCCGTGTGAATCCCAAGCGCCAGATCCATGAGGCCGGCCACAAGCGCAAATTCCTCGTCGTCATCGACGAGACGCCGGAATGCGATCGCGCGCTCTATTATGCCAGCCGCCGTGCCGCCCGCACCGGCTCGGGCGTGGTGATGCTCGGCATCCTGGAGTTGGAGGGCGTGGCGCAGCAATGGTTCGGGGTGGGCGACCTCATGCGCGCGGAGGCCACCGAAGCCATGCAGGAGCGGCTCGACCATTTCGCCGCCCGCGCCAAGCGCGTCTCCGGCCTGGAAGCCGAGCCGGTGATCCGGGAAGGCAGCCGCGCGGAGGCCATTCTCTCCTTGATCGCGGAGGACCGCGATATCGCCGTTCTCGTGCTCGCCTCCGGCACCGGCAGCGAGGGACCTGGCCCCCTGGTGACGCTGCTCGCCGGCCCCGCATCCGCCCGCTTCCCCGTTCCCGTGACCATCGTGCCCGGCGCCCTTTCCGACGAGGAACTCGACGCCCTGGCTTGACGGCCCGCCGCCCGCCCGCCCACTTTGGCGCCATTCACGCGGGGCGAGGGTGCGGTGAAGCTGTTCGAGGCGCGGCGTCCGGCGACGCTCGAGGAGGTGTCCTGGCTGCGCAAGGCGCTCCGGCGACAATTACTGCAATTGCGCGTGGGTGCCGACATCACCGACGAGGTGGTGCTCGCCGTGGCGGAACTGGCGGCCAATGCGGTGCGCCACGCCTGGCCCCGCCCGACCGAGATCGCCCTCACCGCAGAGCTGGACGGCATCGTCCTCACCCTGACGCTGGAGGAGGATGGCGGCCCGTTCGAGGCCTTCCCCAAGCGCTGGGCCGGCGCCACGCTGGGAGGTACGGGCGCCGATGGCACGTCCGGCCGGGGCCTCGCGCTCGCCCGCAGCGCACTGGACCGGGCCGACTATGTGCCCGGCACCCCCAATCGGCTGGTGGCCCGCCGCCAGCTCGCCCGCCGCCGGCCCCTGGTGCTGGTGGTGGAGGATGAGGACATCCTCCTCGACACCTATCTCAATCTCCTGGAGCCCCATTACCGCGTGTTGGGCGCGGCGACGCTGAAGGAGGCGCTGGCGCTGGCGCGGGAGACCCGTGTCGACCTCATCGTCACCGACTTCCACCTGGCGGGGGAACCCGGCACCGCCTTGGTGGAGGCGCTGGAGGATGACACCGCCCGCCCGCCGATTCCCATCGTCATGATCACGGGCGATCCCAGCGTGCGGGTGCGCGCCCTGGAACTGGGGGTGGACACCTTCCTCACCAAGCCGGTCCGTCCGGAGGCGCTGCTGGAGACGGTGAAGCTCGCTCTGGTTCGGGCCATGCGCCAGCGAGCGCGGCTGTTCCGCTATTTCGGCTCGGCGCTGGAGGATCTGGTCCGCCCCACTTTGCCGGAGCGGATCGGCCCCTTCTGCGCCACCTTGCGCACCGACACCGCCGACATTGGGGGGGGCGACCTGGTGGTGCATCTGCCGCTGGAGGGGCGCGAGCGGGTGGTGCTGGTGGATGTGATGGGCCATGGCATCAATGCCAAGGCGGGCGCGGTGGCGCAGGCGGCCATGCTGCGCGGCCTCAACGCCGCCGCCCTCCTGCCGCCTGCCGACTTGCTGGCCCGCTGGTCGGGCGTGATCTTTTCCGAACCCGCCTTCGATGCCGCGCTCGCCACCGCCTTGGTGGTAGACCTTTATCCGGACGGCAGCATCGAGATCGCCTCCGCCGGCCACCCCCACCCCATGGTGGTGGGGGCAGGCGGCGCGCGCAGCCTGGCCGCCGACGGACCGCTGCTTGGCTTCACTGATGCAGCGACCTATGACGCCGTGCGGCTGCGGCTCGCGCCGGGCGAGCGTCTGGTGCTGGCGACCGACGGCCTGGACCCGGCGGAATTGGCGAGCGGCGGGCCGTGCCCGGACTGGCTGATCGACATCCTCAAGAGCCAGGCCGGCGCGCCTCTGGAGCGCGCCGCGAGCCGGGCGGCCGGGCGCATCGCGGCCCGGCTCGGGCCGAGCCCGGAGGATGACTGGATGCTCATCCTCATCGAGGCTGCGGCACCCGAGGGTGCCGGGCCGGACGAGACGATGGAAGGGGAGGAAGGGGCGGAAACGCCGCTCCATCCGGCTCCGGTGGAGACGGTTCTGCCCGGCGCGCCTGAACCGTCCAGTCCGCAAAGTGCGGCCGCTCCGGCGCTGGAGGGGCCGACGGCGGAGGTGGACTTTTCCGGCGTGGCGGCGCTGCGCCGGGCGGTGGGGGAAGACAATTTCCAGCGCCTCGCCAGCCGCTTCGTGGATGGCACAGGGCAGCGCTTCATGGACTGGGCGGAACTGGTGGAGCGGGAGGATGCGGATGCGCTGGTCGGCCCCGCCCATGCGCTCGCTGGCCTGCTCGGCCAGTTCGGCCTGAACGGCGCGGCCGCCCTCGCGCGGTCGGCGGAGCGTGATCCCGATGCCGCCGCACGGCTGGCCGCCGCACGCCTCGTGGTGGCACAGGCCGAGCGGGAAGTGGCGTTGCTCAAGGCCTGGCTGGGTGAACCTCTGGTTTAATTATGCCGGCTAAATAACTCTGATAGCCGGCAATTTTTACCCCCCTCCCTCGCCGTCCCGGTGGAGTGCGGACAGGCCCTCCCGGAAGGTGGGAAAAGCGAGGCGTACGCCCAGCTCCGCCTTGAGCCGGTCATTGCGCACACGTTTGCTGCTGGCCCAGAAGCTCAGCGCCATGGGGCTCATGGTGGCAGCGGCTTCCTCGAACGGCACCACCCGTGGCGCGGGGCGGCCGAGCAGGCGCGCCGCTTCCAAGATCGGCTCGGCGGGTGAGGCGGGCAGGTCGTCGGTAACGTTCACGATGCCGTCGAAGCGCCGTTCCAGGGCGGCGCGGATGGTGGCCACGATGTCGTCCACATGGATGCGGTTGAACACCTGCCCCTCCTTGTGGATGGGCCGCGCCTCGCCGGCCGCCAGCTGCGCCAGGGCATTGCGGCCGGGGCCGTAGATGCCGGCAAGGCGCAGCACGGCGACCGGGATGCCCTTCAGTTCCCCGAAGGCCCGCCATTGGGCTTCCGCATCCAGTCGCCGCTTGAGGCGGGCGACGCCCGAGGCGGGCGGCGTCCGCTCGTCCACCCATCCGCCTTTGTGGTCGCCATAGACGCCGAGCGTGGTGAGATAGATGACCTGCTTCAGCCGGGGCGCGTCCTCCAGCGCCTGCAGCGCCGCGGCGAGCACCGGGTCGCCGGCCTCGCCCGGCGGGGCGGAGAGCAACACGACGTGCGCCGCCTCGATGGCGGTGAGGAATGTCTGGCTCGGGTGAGTGCCGTCAAAGACCAGCCCCTCCACCATCAGCCCCGGCCTCGACAGGTCGGAGAGGCGCGCCGCGCCCTCGGCGGTGCGGCTGGTGCCGATGATGCGCGTGATGCCGCCGCCGCCCGTCTGCGCGAGGCGGCGGGTGCAATAGCCCATTCCGATGGCGAGGACCGTGGTCATGCTTCTCCCTTGGCGCGTTTTCCTGGCACGCTTTTCCCGGCGCGCACGCCGATCAGCCGAAGACGCCGGGGCATTGGATAGCGCGTTCCGGGCGCGCGGGGCAGGGGGCCGGGCGGAGATCTGATCGGTTCAAATTTTCCCGGATGGCGCGCCGCCATGGGGCAGCACGTCACCATGCACCTTTCCGATCTGCCATTCCCGGCGCACCTCTTCGTCGGTTTCGCTGCGCTTATATTGCGCAGCAAGCCCTGCGAAGGCGGATGCATCCATAAGGCGGGACAAGGCCCACACCGCCGCCCCACGCACCAGGGGATCGGTATGGGACAGATGAGGCAGCGCGCTCGCCACCAGCGCCGGATCGCCGGAATTTCCGATGGCGGTGAGGATGTTGCGCAGCATGCGCGTGCGCCCCGTGCGCTTGATGGGGCTGCGGGCGAAACGGGCGCGGAAGCTCTCTTCGTCGAGGGCGGCGAGCGCGGCAAGGTCGGGCGCGCGGTTCTCGTCCCGCGCGGCGAGTTTCGCCTCCCGGCCCGCTTGCGCGAACTTGTTCCAGGGGCAGGCGGCCAGGCAATCGTCGCAGCCATAGATGCGGTTGCCCATGAGGGGGCGCAGGTCGCGCGGGATCGGCCCCTTGTGCTCGATGGTCAGATAGGAAACGCAGCGCCGGGCATCGATCTGGTAGGGCGCGGGGAAGGCGTTGGTGGGGCAGGCGTCGAGGCAGGCCCGGCAGGCGCCGCAATGGTCGCGGGCGGGGGCGTCGGCGGGCAGGTCCAGCGTGGTGGCGATGGCGCCCAGGAACAGCCAGGAGCCACGTTCGCGCGAAACGAGATTGGTGTGCTTGCCCTGCCAGCCGAGCCCGGCGGCCATGGCGAGGGGCTTTTCCATGAGCGGGGCGGTGTCCACGAACACCTTCACGTCGCCGTTCAGGCCCTGTCGCACGGCGTCCGTGAGCAACGCGCGGGCAAGCCGCTTCAGCTTGGCCTTGATGAGATCATGATAATCCTCCGCCCGCGCATAGACGGAGATGGCGCCCCGGCTGCGGGCGGCAAGCACCGCCCGGGGGTCCTCGTCCGGCCCGTAATTGAGGCCGAGCATCACCACGCGCTTCACGTCCGGCCACATGGCGCGGGCATGGACGCGGCGGTCCAAAGTGTCGGCCATCCAGCCCATGTCGCCTTGCCGGCCTTCGGCCACCCATTGGCGCAGGCGCGCGCCGGCGGGGCCGATGGCGTCGGGATCGGCAATGCCGAACGCATCGAATCCCTCGTCCTGCGCCAAGTCGCGCAGGCGGTCCTTGAGGGTGAAAAGGGCAGAGGGGGGCGCGTCGGCGGCGGCCGGAGCGTTCAGAAGTCCAGATCCGTATAGGTCTTGGACGGCGGCATGCCCGGCATGGAATCCGCCAGCAGGCCGCGGAAGGTCGGCCGCGACTTCATCCGCGCATACCAGGCCTTGGCGTCCTCGTCCTCTTCCCACGGCACATCGCCCAGATAGTCGGCCACCGAAAGATGGGCGGCGGCGGCAAGGTCGGCATGGCTGAGGCGCGATCCGCCGAGCCAGTTCCGCGCCCGCGCCAGCCATCCGATATATTTCAGATGATAGCGGATATTGGAGCGCGCCGCGCGCAACGCCGTGGCATCGGGCGGTCCGCCGCCCTGGTCGGCCTTCATGTAGCGCTTATAGATGCGCTCGCGCACCAGATGCTCGGTGGATTCCAGGAACATCTTCTCGTTGAACCAAGCCACCAGCCGCCGCACCTCGACGCGCGAGAGCGGGTCCTCGGGGAGCAGGCGCCGATCGGCGAGCGCAAGGCCGCGCGTCTCGTCCATATATTCAGCGATGATGGACGCCCCGGGCACGGAAGGGGCCTGCTGCTCCACCAGCACCGGGGTCTCGCCAGCGGGATTGAGCACCAGGAAGTCCGCGCGCCGCTCCCATGTCCGCTCCTCCACCAGGACCGGCTCGATGCCGTATTCGGCGAGCACCAGCCGCACGAAGCGGGAATGGGGGCAGAAGGGGTGGTGGTAAAGTTCCATGAGGGAAGGTGCGGACCTGAAGCCTGTTGCCGGGGGCGGGCCCTACAGCGGAGTGCCGGAAACGCATGCCCCAAGGGAAGGCGGCGGTTCCCCCCTCGAAGCGGCGATCTCACTTATCGCGCCTTGCGGACGATGATCGGTTCCGATCGCTGCCCCCGGTCTAGAGATGTTCTCGCACTGCCGCAAGACACAAAGGGCGGCGGCCTGTGGCCAGGCCGCCACATGGTGAACCATTGATCCACATGACCCTGGGGAGGGTGACAAGCCCCCCGATTGCGCCCGCCCCGCCGACGCCGCAGGATGCCGGCGCACCCTGGCCGGTCGGCCGGCTTTCACCTTTCTGGACGCTGTCACATGACGCTCGGCACCATGATCGAGGCCCTGTTCCTCGGCCTCATCGAAGGCCTGACGGAATTCATCCCGGTTTCCTCGACCGCCCACCTCCTGCTGGTGGGCCACTTTCTCGGCTTTGAAAGCAACGGCAAGACCTTCGAGGTGCTGATCCAGCTCGGTGCGGTGCTCGCCATTCTGGTGGTCTATTTCCAGCGCTTCCTGCGCATCGCCCTTATGCTGCCCACAAGCGCCGGCGCCCGGCGCTTCGTCATCGGCGTGCTGCTCGCCTTTCTGCCGGCGGCGGTCATCGGGGCGGCGCTGCACGGCTTCATCAAGCAGGTGCTGTTCGAATCGCCCATGCTGATCTGCGGCACGCTGATCTTCGGCGGCGTCGTGCTCCTCGTCATCGACAAGGTGGCGCCCAAGCCCAAATACAACAATGCCATGGGCCTGCCGCCCATGCTGGCGCTCAAGATCGGCTTCTGCCAGTGCCTGGCGCTCATTCCCGGCAT
This genomic interval from Aquabacter sp. L1I39 contains the following:
- a CDS encoding AbrB family transcriptional regulator — translated: MRFVLPANALHRLRRDARAAALPATLTLAAGTAGGFACLALGVPAPWISGALIAVTVLALCGAPTRVPDPIRFCAFLVLGCSMGTAISPDMLARAATWPVSMALLALSVVAVVLGVTAFLCWVARWSFETAFYASIPGALSAVMAMAATSGADMRKVALGQSLRLFVLVAALPHLIGASGVGHGTIAVPAHETDWPQVALMLAVSLATGMAAARARVPGGLLVGALAGSAVLHGTGLVDAQLPDALLVPSFIILGAGVGMRFEGTRLADLRASALAALAAVFVALSISVAFALLAAWLTGDEIGKLVMAFAPGALETMSVLGFALGFDPAFMSAHHIFRFASLSIAMPLAAHLLFSAGRGRKGGR
- a CDS encoding pyridoxal phosphate-dependent aminotransferase, which encodes MTASPSASLSFDAPSDAFLDRVRDHVRALPESGIVEVMNYGRNRPGMIPLWAGEGDVPTPAFICEAAAKALHGGETFYTWQRGIPELRDALARYHAELYGVPVDPSRYFVTGSGMQAIHIAVAMALGAGDEMILPTPAWPNAAAAAQKAGAVPVEVPLAYGPDGFTLDIDRIAAAVTPRTRALFINTPANPTGFVATHDDLKALLALARAKGLWIIADEIYGRFYYDDAERAPSFHDVMAPDDHVLFVQTFSKNWAMTGWRIGWIEAPPALGQVIENLVQYSTSGVAAFMQRGAIAALEEGEPFVKEQIARARLGRDLVADTLLATGKVDLVKPKGAFYLFFGIAGESDVRKLGLKLVDEANVGLAPGTAFGAGGEGFLRLCFARGAHQLDEAAQRLARWIAGRA
- a CDS encoding malonic semialdehyde reductase, with the protein product MPYTIDQAALDTLFLKARSQNGWTDTPVSEEELRELYHLLVHAPTSANTQPARFVFLRSEEAKQRLAPALSPGNVKALAAPVIVLIGYDLEFYEKIPQVFPHNPGFKDLFLNNPGMVEPHAFRNSSLQGAYLILAARAVGLDVGPMSGFDAAKVDAEFFPGGKVKTNFIAALGHGDPAKVMDRLPRLAFDEVAQVL
- a CDS encoding universal stress protein, translated to MNPKRQIHEAGHKRKFLVVIDETPECDRALYYASRRAARTGSGVVMLGILELEGVAQQWFGVGDLMRAEATEAMQERLDHFAARAKRVSGLEAEPVIREGSRAEAILSLIAEDRDIAVLVLASGTGSEGPGPLVTLLAGPASARFPVPVTIVPGALSDEELDALA
- a CDS encoding SpoIIE family protein phosphatase codes for the protein MKLFEARRPATLEEVSWLRKALRRQLLQLRVGADITDEVVLAVAELAANAVRHAWPRPTEIALTAELDGIVLTLTLEEDGGPFEAFPKRWAGATLGGTGADGTSGRGLALARSALDRADYVPGTPNRLVARRQLARRRPLVLVVEDEDILLDTYLNLLEPHYRVLGAATLKEALALARETRVDLIVTDFHLAGEPGTALVEALEDDTARPPIPIVMITGDPSVRVRALELGVDTFLTKPVRPEALLETVKLALVRAMRQRARLFRYFGSALEDLVRPTLPERIGPFCATLRTDTADIGGGDLVVHLPLEGRERVVLVDVMGHGINAKAGAVAQAAMLRGLNAAALLPPADLLARWSGVIFSEPAFDAALATALVVDLYPDGSIEIASAGHPHPMVVGAGGARSLAADGPLLGFTDAATYDAVRLRLAPGERLVLATDGLDPAELASGGPCPDWLIDILKSQAGAPLERAASRAAGRIAARLGPSPEDDWMLILIEAAAPEGAGPDETMEGEEGAETPLHPAPVETVLPGAPEPSSPQSAAAPALEGPTAEVDFSGVAALRRAVGEDNFQRLASRFVDGTGQRFMDWAELVEREDADALVGPAHALAGLLGQFGLNGAAALARSAERDPDAAARLAAARLVVAQAEREVALLKAWLGEPLV
- a CDS encoding SDR family oxidoreductase; the encoded protein is MTTVLAIGMGYCTRRLAQTGGGGITRIIGTSRTAEGAARLSDLSRPGLMVEGLVFDGTHPSQTFLTAIEAAHVVLLSAPPGEAGDPVLAAALQALEDAPRLKQVIYLTTLGVYGDHKGGWVDERTPPASGVARLKRRLDAEAQWRAFGELKGIPVAVLRLAGIYGPGRNALAQLAAGEARPIHKEGQVFNRIHVDDIVATIRAALERRFDGIVNVTDDLPASPAEPILEAARLLGRPAPRVVPFEEAAATMSPMALSFWASSKRVRNDRLKAELGVRLAFPTFREGLSALHRDGEGGG
- the queG gene encoding tRNA epoxyqueuosine(34) reductase QueG, with product MNAPAAADAPPSALFTLKDRLRDLAQDEGFDAFGIADPDAIGPAGARLRQWVAEGRQGDMGWMADTLDRRVHARAMWPDVKRVVMLGLNYGPDEDPRAVLAARSRGAISVYARAEDYHDLIKAKLKRLARALLTDAVRQGLNGDVKVFVDTAPLMEKPLAMAAGLGWQGKHTNLVSRERGSWLFLGAIATTLDLPADAPARDHCGACRACLDACPTNAFPAPYQIDARRCVSYLTIEHKGPIPRDLRPLMGNRIYGCDDCLAACPWNKFAQAGREAKLAARDENRAPDLAALAALDEESFRARFARSPIKRTGRTRMLRNILTAIGNSGDPALVASALPHLSHTDPLVRGAAVWALSRLMDASAFAGLAAQYKRSETDEEVRREWQIGKVHGDVLPHGGAPSGKI
- a CDS encoding glutathione S-transferase family protein, producing the protein MELYHHPFCPHSRFVRLVLAEYGIEPVLVEERTWERRADFLVLNPAGETPVLVEQQAPSVPGASIIAEYMDETRGLALADRRLLPEDPLSRVEVRRLVAWFNEKMFLESTEHLVRERIYKRYMKADQGGGPPDATALRAARSNIRYHLKYIGWLARARNWLGGSRLSHADLAAAAHLSVADYLGDVPWEEDEDAKAWYARMKSRPTFRGLLADSMPGMPPSKTYTDLDF
- a CDS encoding undecaprenyl-diphosphate phosphatase; translated protein: MTLGTMIEALFLGLIEGLTEFIPVSSTAHLLLVGHFLGFESNGKTFEVLIQLGAVLAILVVYFQRFLRIALMLPTSAGARRFVIGVLLAFLPAAVIGAALHGFIKQVLFESPMLICGTLIFGGVVLLVIDKVAPKPKYNNAMGLPPMLALKIGFCQCLALIPGMSRSGSTIVGAMLMGVDKKAAAEFSFFLALPTMLGAFVYDLYKNRAALTLDDGVLIAIGFAAAFCAALVVVRSLLEFVSRHGYAPFGWWRIVVGVAGLIGLYLTR